The sequence CTTTTGATATTCCCTTTTGACATTTTCTATTTGTCATCTCGCTTTTACTTGTTAAGGACTCTTTGGCGTATAGTTCTCCCCTTACAGGCAAGTTTGTTTCTTTCAAACCTAACTGTGGACCTTCTCCCATctgtttgattttgttttctacTTACTCGAAAGTATTGGGAGAACTATACACACTAGAAAGTACAGTTCTCCCATTTAGTTAATGCTCAGTTGCCTAGAAGTGATATATATTCTGGTCTCATTTACTGATTATTGTAGTTTGTCTATATTATGATTAATTACAGTTATGTTACTTGTTTGGTGAAAACAGGCAATATCATTTTCTGACTTTTTCCTGGCTGATATTTTGACCTCCATGTCTAAGGTATGTATCCTGATGTTTACttttacaattatacaagtgattttGCATGTACTAGAGTGCAATTTTTGTGATTAAAAAAGCATATTAAACTTGTTGATTGTTGTGTAGTGTGTGTGCAAGTTTACTGTGGTTAACCTAATAGGAGTGTAGAATCAAGAAATAATTTGGCATCTATGATATCTGATTGTCACCATGCCTTTTGATTCCAATTGTGTTTGTCATTCCTATGCAGGTGCTTTCAGATTTGGAGCGATCAGTATGTCGAATGGTCCATCGACAGGTTAGGGTTTCACCTTTTAATTGTGATTCTTCTTCTACGtccttttctctttttgctAATCACCCAAAAAATTGATTCTTATTCTAAAAGATTGTAAGATGCATTTCAGTGCATAAGAAAATTTGTAGCCTATGCTGAGCATCTTTAACTTTGGGTATAGTAAAATTTGAGCATCCATCTTTCATCTTCTGTTGCTGCCATGAAGCTCTTAGTGACGACTGAGGAGACGATAATATAAGTTGCTAAAACAAATGGCAGTGATGGAGGAATTGCATCAACCAAACTGCTTACTTGTTTCTTCCTATGCTTTTGAGAAAACTATGGTGCCACAAAAAAATACATTCAAGTACAAATATGTAATTGAAGTTGCACAAAGTAATATGTCAAAAAAGTGATAAGGAGATTCATGTGCTAATACACATAatttgttatgtatttattttaaattgttctGTTGCATTGTTCAAGAGATCTTGTGGCAGACACTCTGACTGTGTCCCTTCAGTTCATGTTTCACTTTTGTTTGTTAAAGTGTTGCTACTTCACCTATATTTTATTAAGAGGTTTATTTGAAAGCAGGTTGCCACTATTGCATGGTTTGAAGCTGACTCAGTTTGTGGAAGTCACTCTGTTGCAATCCCTGTGGTTCTTGTTTTGCCTTACCTTTTTCGTTTGTTTCAATGCCTTCGACAATATAAGGATACTGGGGAGAAAACAACCCTTCTAAATGGTACGCATACTAGGCCATCTTTCTTACATGTATTTCCTTCAATGGTTCTCATTGGCCTCAAATTCTTTCCTCAATTTGTTTGGCCATATTTCTTCCTATTAGAGATAACCATCatataatgtaaaaacatccaGCTATCTGGACTCTGTGGTGCATGCGAATTTTAGCGTGTGATCTTGCAATTCTTATTCTCTGCCTGCTCTCTTAAGTGTGGTTGGCAAGATCTTTAATGGTCTCTGTAATATCTGTGTTGCTTCTCTTTATAATCTCTATTTCTATGTTTCTGAATAGCTGCTGGTTTGTTATGAATTATTGATGGATTTGTTGCTTCATTACACTACTAAATTTTATCTGCTTCTGGTTTCAGCTTTGAAGTATTCTACTGCAGTACCTGTGATTTTTCTTTCAGCCCTCAAATATCATGTCTTCCCTGAAAAGTGGACGACCTTTTATCGGCCCCTCTGGCTTCTCTCAGGTGTTTTGAACTCTTTGTACTCGTTCTACTGGGACGTGACTAGAGATTGGGACTTAAGGTATGtgaaatgtttttgttcatacAATTACCACAGATTCACGCCACACGCAACCAGATTTAGAATGAACTCATGATCATACAATGGGAAACTTAATTTTCCATGCTGTTTGACGATTGTTTGCTTCTTTGTAAATCAGTGAAAAGGTGTTACGGGGCATATGAGAACATGGATTCTTCATGCTTAGAACTTGCTGCATCCTGAATACTATTTTGTCATgctctttaaatatctttttcccttttctcagTGGTTTCACTCGGATTTTCAAGATCAGCAAGCAACAATTCTTGTCAAACCTCATACATGGACGGAAATGGGTAAGATTTAACTCGTCCTTAGAGCTAACGTCTCTAGAGCAATCCTCATTCATTGTTTGCTGTTGAAATCATTATGTGAATTGGGTTGCAGGTTTACTTCTGGGTGATAGGTAGCAACCTGATTCTGCGTTGTACCTGGACATACAAGCTCTCTTCCCATCTCCGCCACAATTACCTTACCGTATTCGCAATCACTGCCTTGGAGATTTTCCGCCGCTTCCAATGGGTTTTCTTCCGCGTAGAAAACGAGGTGAACAAGATGAGCTCTAAATCAAACATTCAGCTTTCCATGGCCGACAATCCAAATGAGGAAGACAGTTTACTCGTCTCTAATGGCCACAGCGTATAGACCATCGACCAAATATCGCCTTCCCCAAATCCTCGCCATCCCtagttttgtataattttttgcCCCTAGAGGgccctttgtttcttcaattgcAACTTACATGAACAAATGAAAAATGTTCCTTGTTGATAAATTGATTAGGCTGTTCAACATTGCAACATTAAGGAGAGTATATACGGCACCTCATTTTGTGAAACGACATTCGTATAACGCTTCctttttgatatttttgtacAAGCGATTTTCTACTTTAAACTAATTCAGCTTAGGGAGAAGAATAGACTGAGAAAGCACATCCGATCCAATCAATGTGGCTATGCTCGCTCGCGTCTTTTGACTCCTCGTCGATATCTGAAAGTATGAAATTTTGAGCCAACAGCAATGGTGCTGCTGTTGAAGAATTTCCACcacatatttcatgcatttggtGCTGGCCAATCAAAGTTCATCTCCAGAGTGTTATGCACACGTGGCAAAGATCCAATTCGTCATTCGTTTACCCCTCAACCCAGATAATATGCACACATGCAAGACCAAACCCTCTTCAAGTATTAACCACCCACACACTTCCCACCTGAGACCACCAACCGTCATGAGTTAATGTCCAAATGTTAGCCGCCGGCGATTTCACCGACCGCCATAGCCTGCCGGATCCAAGCATCCCGAGAGTGTTAACCATACTCTCTTTCGTTCTTGAAAAACTGGTGGCTCGAAATAACACGCTCGCAGATGACCTGAGCCTACAAGTCAATGGGCGGAGCTGTGGCTCGGCGGGGATTGGAAAGAGCTTGGATGTGTTTCACGGCGTGAGGCGCCCGAGCATAAGCATACCCAAGTACTTGGAGAGGCTGTACAAGTACACAGATTGCAGTCCATCATGTTTTGTGGTTGGATATGCGTATATAGATAGGCTGCTTCATAAGCACCCTGACTCTCTTGTGTTGTCCTTGAACGTGCATAGGCTGCTGGTCACAAGCGTTATGGTTGCTTCTAAGATGCTCGATGATGTGTGAGTATTTATACCTGCATCGTCTTTAATTTTCATGAACTGGGGGATTTTGATTTGTGTCAAAGATTTGCTGgaatttccaattttttattcatttgattCAGATTGACACCAATTGTTGTAGTTCTAAGAAAAAGACGTGCGAGTAAGAGGCTTGTAGCTCAACTGTATATATATGAGCGAGCATTCACCTCTGCTCCCGAGGTCTTGTGTTCAGTTCTTCCCTCGCAACACATGCCCGAGGTTCCACGTTTGATTATGTTTGTGTTGTGCTtctgtttacaaaattttgcacATGCAGGCACTACAACAATGCGTTTTACGCCCGCGTCGGAGGAGTGAGCAATGCTGAACTAAACAAACTAGAACTGGAGTTGCTTTTCCTGTTGGATTTCGGGGTCACGGTGAGCTCTAGGGATTTCGAGAGCTATTGCTTCCACTTGGAGAAAGAAAATTTGCAGAACGGGGCATGCCGAAGGATTGAAAGGCCATTGTTAGTCCTCAACGGTGTGGATGATGTACCTGAAATACCAGAAAATGCAGAGAGTAATTCCTTACCACCTCAGATATCAGAAGCTACACTGAGTTCCTCACTTCCTCAGATTGTGGACTGACcctgattgattttttttttcatgtctcTTGGTTAACCTTTTTCCtttatttaccctttttttactTTACTTCCGAGCATCGTAGATGTAACTGTGACAATATTCAAAACTAATAAGACACTGCTATGCGGAAAGGTTAATACAAACTACAATATGTGATTGGCTTGAAATATTGCTAGTTGTATTTTCAGTGTAAGTAAGATCTTATGAAGGCCAATGTAGTTTGACATCCATTGATGGATTTAACCCCTTCTAATTAAGGCATTTTGACATCCATTCCAAATTTAGAAAATGTAGCTAACAATATATGAAggcctaaattcaattctctcgaGTACAAGGCAACACTTATTTTTTGTGCAGCCAATATCTTAGAAGTATCACCCTTATGTGGTTTTTGTAATATTAATTTTGAATAGAGAACAACCTACATAGCACAATGGGTACACCATTACGTGATGCCTTGTGTCAATGAAACAAGAACATGAACaaaaatatatacatgtttTCATTTAATTGGTACAAAACACCACTGTAGTGAAACCCGTGTCATGTAAGTCCTTGTGGTGAATGTAAACAAAGTGATGTGCACCTATCTCAAATTTCAGGGTGGTCAGTTGGTTATGTACTTGTATTTTgtatgtttgtatataaaagGATAAACTCTTCTGTTAACGATCACGATATTGATATGTAAATATGAATCATCATTCCATCACCGCCTCTTCTCACATATATTAGATGACATTTGTGAATATAttagtgagaggtcttagtttGAATCTCGTAGATGGTGAATTTAATATCAAATGTGGTTTTACTAAACTCCTTTtactttaatgtaaaatatatggttgtactaaaaaaaaataccatTGGTGAGCgaatcaaattttaagtttACTATGGATAAATTCAAATATGTTGAGATACTAGAGAAAACTAAATGGGGAAATACAATGCTAAGCTAATTTAAATTTCCTTTTTGATTGAAATGCCAACATTCACCCACTGTAGACTTGTAGTTAAACCACCCTATACCATTGGTCACCTGGGGTTCAAATTATGAACGGATCCCTATCGggacataaattaaaaaaaaacaaaaccaaaccaaaattttagtattatcgaaaatattcggagaattttgaaaaacaaaaccgAATCAAAATTTTAGTATTATAAAAAATGTTTGGTATTTCTGTGTGGTTTGAGAGGGGAGGGGGAAGGTCAAGAAGCAGATGAAGAAGCCCAATATTTCTATGCTTCTGTTTTGATCTATAAAGGGAAAAGACAAAATCATAATTCATTTGCAAATTGAGCCTggaaatccaaatccaatttctTAGCGGTAAACGCCTGAAAAAACCCTCAATGTCTCTGCATAGATACCCTT is a genomic window of Malus domestica chromosome 09, GDT2T_hap1 containing:
- the LOC103442583 gene encoding uncharacterized protein isoform X1 — translated: MFGGVATVPSNSPHLRKSGSRPVVSDLGTSELENGAEEGFLRLIEGNDMKGGSMPSIPRSTAAIMPSPAMLWRFKVLLFFAWGFICCKVGWDSVMRMSADLRDLFLYEAFLYYNPLLLVTMMVWFWGVNLWVFAQGNVNYAKIFDLDQNHLTHREIWKCATWMTIVVPTSMTAYLYLYSHGEVSLAASQPVLLYAAVAMLLIFPFDIFYLSSRFYLLRTLWRIVLPLQAISFSDFFLADILTSMSKVLSDLERSVCRMVHRQVATIAWFEADSVCGSHSVAIPVVLVLPYLFRLFQCLRQYKDTGEKTTLLNALKYSTAVPVIFLSALKYHVFPEKWTTFYRPLWLLSGVLNSLYSFYWDVTRDWDLSGFTRIFKISKQQFLSNLIHGRKWVYFWVIGSNLILRCTWTYKLSSHLRHNYLTVFAITALEIFRRFQWVFFRVENEVNKMSSKSNIQLSMADNPNEEDSLLVSNGHSV
- the LOC103442584 gene encoding cyclin-U1-1, which produces MLAAGDFTDRHSLPDPSIPRVLTILSFVLEKLVARNNTLADDLSLQVNGRSCGSAGIGKSLDVFHGVRRPSISIPKYLERLYKYTDCSPSCFVVGYAYIDRLLHKHPDSLVLSLNVHRLLVTSVMVASKMLDDVHYNNAFYARVGGVSNAELNKLELELLFLLDFGVTVSSRDFESYCFHLEKENLQNGACRRIERPLLVLNGVDDVPEIPENAESNSLPPQISEATLSSSLPQIVD
- the LOC103442583 gene encoding uncharacterized protein isoform X3, with amino-acid sequence MKGGSMPSIPRSTAAIMPSPAMLWRFKVLLFFAWGFICCKVGWDSVMRMSADLRDLFLYEAFLYYNPLLLVTMMVWFWGVNLWVFAQGNVNYAKIFDLDQNHLTHREIWKCATWMTIVVPTSMTAYLYLYSHGEVSLAASQPVLLYAAVAMLLIFPFDIFYLSSRFYLLRTLWRIVLPLQAISFSDFFLADILTSMSKVLSDLERSVCRMVHRQVATIAWFEADSVCGSHSVAIPVVLVLPYLFRLFQCLRQYKDTGEKTTLLNALKYSTAVPVIFLSALKYHVFPEKWTTFYRPLWLLSGVLNSLYSFYWDVTRDWDLSGFTRIFKISKQQFLSNLIHGRKWVYFWVIGSNLILRCTWTYKLSSHLRHNYLTVFAITALEIFRRFQWVFFRVENEVNKMSSKSNIQLSMADNPNEEDSLLVSNGHSV
- the LOC103442583 gene encoding uncharacterized protein isoform X2; amino-acid sequence: MFGGVATVPSNSPHLRKSGTSELENGAEEGFLRLIEGNDMKGGSMPSIPRSTAAIMPSPAMLWRFKVLLFFAWGFICCKVGWDSVMRMSADLRDLFLYEAFLYYNPLLLVTMMVWFWGVNLWVFAQGNVNYAKIFDLDQNHLTHREIWKCATWMTIVVPTSMTAYLYLYSHGEVSLAASQPVLLYAAVAMLLIFPFDIFYLSSRFYLLRTLWRIVLPLQAISFSDFFLADILTSMSKVLSDLERSVCRMVHRQVATIAWFEADSVCGSHSVAIPVVLVLPYLFRLFQCLRQYKDTGEKTTLLNALKYSTAVPVIFLSALKYHVFPEKWTTFYRPLWLLSGVLNSLYSFYWDVTRDWDLSGFTRIFKISKQQFLSNLIHGRKWVYFWVIGSNLILRCTWTYKLSSHLRHNYLTVFAITALEIFRRFQWVFFRVENEVNKMSSKSNIQLSMADNPNEEDSLLVSNGHSV